Part of the Engystomops pustulosus chromosome 4, aEngPut4.maternal, whole genome shotgun sequence genome is shown below.
TCTCAATAGAGCAACTTTAAGAATAACACAACCATTATAAAATAGCCCTCTCTCAAGTGACAACAAAAGATGAAGACAAGGACACTGATGGAAGGCCATATCTACACATCTCTTGTTAGATATTTTATTGCAATGCCAATTTTTAGAAAAGTGGTCTTTACATTTTGCTCAGTGATTGTCCATTACAGGTAGGAatgtttttaaaactttatacATGATTTGTATGGATCATTCCCCAGAAAGGGGTACAACAAATTATCAAAACTTGCTCCTTACTGCATTGCTGTGGTTGATGGCTTGAAATAACGAATTATCACATTTGTGCATCACTTTATTTATGGCACTTTTCTGACATGCAGAAGTCACACAATTGTCTTAACTGCAGATTTGTGCAAAAATCTGAGTTTTTTTCCCCAACGTTTGCCAATTACTTGACTTTTCACTGTAGCGTACTTAAGCTAAATTTATCAAGTGAATCCAGATGTAGAAAACAGATATTTAAAGTGGGGCTGTTCATCTGGAAACCCCCTGacttgtccttacaacgtatggcaaatAATGAGGGATGAACCCAGTCTAAGACTGTCTAAAAAACTTGTGCAAGAAAGCTGATTAATAATAAGTCCCCCCCAGTGAGTGATAACTTGGGTACTATTACACCAGTTTCTACTACCTTTTATGTGGTACAAATCATAGAAGGCTTTTTGGCTCAGAGAAGGTGGGGGATTGATTAAAGACAGAATTTTTAAGGAGTAGGTTGCTCTAGACATATCTATTGATGGTGGCCTTAAAATCTTTCATCACTTTATGGAACACAATGCATTAGCTAGACCGAGGCTAAGGAGAAGTGGACTCGGATGGATTGGCTCTGATCAGGTTTAGATATTGgaattttttgctgaaaattgcactgagcctaacacagatatattattgtacatgggtTTACAATTTTGTACATGGGTTTATATGTGGGCCATTGTATTAGCAGAGTGATAAAAGTTCCTCCTGCGGTTCATTAGAATTTGAGTCAGAATACCATAATACCATGTATAAATAATGTAGGGATGGTATgaaataaaaattgtatttagGAATGTGtgtatttttcattttacatGCAACTTTTTGGACAAGTTCTTGGGCGCGGTGGAAATTTGTAACCACATTGGGCATCCTTCATCCTCGTCACTGAGaagtgacatatatatatatatattgtagcagGGTCCGTTTTAATGTAataaagtccagagacacagacaggcttgacggTGGAAATGCGGCTTCCGTGCAGCTTtgattggcagccaaaacaatgcagctttaccggcaagtaaaataaaacaaacggaaaataaaagctgactcGTCTGAGCACTACATGTACAACATCAGCTCCCTCTCTAGCAAAACAGCGTACTCACAGCAACTAGTGATACATGGCTGGatagtgtcaggttcgctagggagaatgctgggacttctggttcttctggtggtgccagcagcgtactctgacccccggcgcgtatccgcgcaaactccacctctcgtcccgggtagcggctgctaagatctcgcgctgtctaggagttgtgttcggaactgctgggacttgtggtacctctgcatggtgcctggttgttctgcaccatgaggggttaattcccagaagcttccagctcctatcaggttctggaggtggagttctggctgcataaattgcagcctcactagtcacctgtgccagtgtttgaaatcccttcatcactcgctctctgcattcggttgactcgctctgtatctgtatctgtattgttgtgacctcggctagtttttgtaagctctttgcttactgactttgttcttgacgtaccctctcgttgtgactccggctagtttacctctcttttgtgttttatgtttgtcagtctgtttgtcttttccttcccacacttatccagtgtatttcgagtctttaagtagtcgccccacggtttagcgtggggggctatagaaagggacagaggttggggcaagctcagggctcactttcccctgtcttctgtatacccaaccctaacagataGCCTTacagagcaatgtctctcacacagtgCTCCAGCCCaggatgcagctctgggttaaaACCCCTTTTCCCAGCTGCACATGGTAAatagggctgtgcagtctctggtcagtgcattaactCTTAACCACAGGTAAGGAAGTAATCTTaaaggaatatatacaccatcCTACATACCCTCCCCCTGTGCTCAGAGCTCTGGGGAGGGGCACTTTGTGCACCTAGAGAGTAGACACATGACAACGCATCAGCATTGACTTGCTTAGACTCTGGACAGTGTTCCACATAAAACTTCTGGGCCATCCATTTTAAGGGAGAATGATCTGTCACCAACCTGAACTGTCTCCCTAGTAGGTAATATCTTAGGGACTCAATGGCCCACTTAAGCGCAAGACATTCCCTCTCAATGATGGCATAATTATTTCTGCAATGGACAATTTCCTACTCAGATAGtcaatggagaagaacatcctgtTGTTTATCTGGGAGAGGACAGCACCTAAACTGACATTAGAAGCATCTGCCTGGACTACAAATTCTTCTCTAAAATTTGGGGCTACTAACACTGGTCTTTTGCATAACATCTCTTTTAACTGGTGGAACGCTTGGTCTGCTTTCTCGTCCCACTTGACCATAGCAGATTTTGACCTTATAGTAAGGTCTGTGATGGGTGCTGCAATTGTGGTAAAGTTTGGCACAAACCTTCTATAATATACGGCTATTCCTATAAAAGCCtttacctgttttttttaaacaggttGGGGCTAATTTCTTATAGCCCCATCCTTATCCATTTTGGGCTTAATGACACCTCACCCAATGCTATATCGGGCTTCCTCCAGGgctatggcacatttctttgggttgACTGTCAAGCCCGCCTCTCGAATTGAGTCTAACACCCcttggtccttttttaaatgcgacttCTAGTCTGGGCTAAAAATAACCACATTGTCTAAATATGCAGACGCATACTACTTGTGAGTCTGTAAAATAAGATCCATCAGTCTTTGAAACATATCCGGgggctatatttatatatatttatgaaaaaTCATCCAGTGGCACTAGTCACCAGTACCAGGGTGCATACCATTATGGACTTGATCAATCCATCAATAAAAAAACCAAAGAAAGGCAGCACAGCAATAATTCCATAGAAAAATATGTAGGGACTTTTTTCACCCCGAGTGCAAAAAggctatgtataaatatatatatatatatatatatatatatatatatatatatatatatatatatatttatacatagccTTTTTGCACTCGGGGTGGCAAAAGTccctacatatttatatatatatatatacacaccggccactttgttaggtacacctgtccaactgctcgttaacacttaatttctaatcagccaatcatatggcggcaactcagtgcatttaggcatgtagacatggtcaagacaatctcctgcagttcaaacagagcatcagtatggggaagaaaggtgatttgagtgcctttgaacgtggcatggttgttggtgccagaagggctggtctgagtatttctgaaactgctgatctactgggattttcacgcacaaccatctctagggtttacagagaatggtccgaaaaagaaaaaacatccagtgagctgcagttttgtgggcggaaatgccttgttgatgccagaggtcagaggagaatgggcagactggttcgagctgatagaaaggcaacagtgactcaaatcgccacctgttacaaccaaggtaggcagaagagcatctctgaatgcacagtaggtcgaactttgaggcagatgggctacagcagcagaagaccagaccgggtgccactcctttcagctaagaacaggaaactgaagctacaatttgcacaagctcatcgaaattggacagtagaagattggaaaaacattgcctgctctgatgagtctcgatttctgctgcgacattcggatggtagggtcagaatttggcgttaacaacatgaaagcgtggatccatcctgccttgtatcaacggttcaggctggtggtggtggtgtcatggtgtggggaatattttcttggcactctttgggccacttggtaccaattgagcatcgttgcaacgccacagcctacctgagtattgttgctgaccatgtccatccctttatgaccacaatgtacccaacatctgatggctactttcagcaggataatgcgccatgtcataaagcttgaatcatctcagactggtttcttgaacatgacaatgagttcactgtactcaaatggcctccacagtcaccagatctcaatccaatagagcatctttgggatgtggtggaacgagagatttgcatcatggatatgcagccgacaaatctgcggcaactgtgtgatgccatcatgtcaatatggaccaaaatctctgagggatgcttccagcaccttgtttaatctatgccacgaagaattgaggcagttctgaaggcaaaatggggtccaacccgttactagcatggtgtacctaataaagtggccagtgagtgtatatataaataaagaagatgCTCATGTGCACCATCTATGTGTATGCTGGTGGCTTCCTACTCCTCCATCCTGAATGGCAGTTTTACTATGGTGGGTCCAGATTAAAAGCAGTGCCCCTGCATGTTCTATACAATTTCATACAAAATTGAAAGTGAAAAGAGGAAACAGTTGATATTCTAGGTTCCAGGGAAGTTTTGGCTTCTAGAATCCAATACATATCTTGTGAGCTTGTGAGATATATGAGATATGTCGTTGGCAGGAAAAGCCTCTAATaaaaaactgttttattttcATAATTTGCTATTACATGTTGGTCACAAGTCGGGGGTAGGAAACATTTCCACTGACTAGCTCTAGGACTCAAGTTTCAATTTCAACAGGACCTTCTGGTGTTCCATATCGAGTCACTTTATAATTATGTCTGCTTGCATCCAAGCAAGAAAAGTTAAGTTTTGCCTGGAATACTTTTAGTAAATCAATAGTTTGGGCgcaagttatttatttatttttttatattactttGAAAAGATTTTTTGTGGCTGGTGTTATGAATGTAAAATGTGGATAATATTTTTGTTTGCATGCATTTTATGTTGTCAGTTGTGATAaatttttttcacagtttttaaacCTACCTGGAGGAGGTTGTAATTTCCTTTTTATGTTATTAGTTTGaatatttgcattatttttaatatttgtcaTCCAAACATCATACTTCTGATCTCAGGAATACAACATGAATAACTGTCCGAATGTTAGCTCTGAAAAAGAATTTTTCATTGTTGCCTTCTCAATGTCTTCAGTGGGCCAACTTGAGCTATTTTTCGGGGTATTGGTTATTTATCTGACTGCAGTAATTGGAAATTTGATCATTATTTTCCTTGTGTGTTTGGTGCCAAAATTACACACTCCAATGTATTTCTTCTTGTGTAACCTCGCCATTTTCGATGTTGCATCTACCTCTACGAGTATTCCTAAGCTACTTACCATAACATTGACTCAGGATCACTGGATCTCTTTTTCTTGCTGTATGACCCAgatgtttttcttcattttattTGCTAATGGTGAAATTTGCATGCTCACGGCTATGGCGTATGATCGCTATGTGGCGGTATGTAAACCCTTACAATATCACACAATAATGAGGAAGAATGTCTACCTGGTAATGGCTGCCTCTGCATGGATAATTAGCATCCAAAATTCTGTGTTACACACAACATTAACCTCCAACTTACAATTCTGTAATTCTCATAAAATCAATAATTTCTTCTGTGATCTGAACACAGTGATCGCCCTTTCCTCTACAGATATCACCGGCAGGCAGATTTTAATGTTCTGTGAAGTCATCCTTATCTCTCTTGGACAGTTCCTTCTCATAATCATCTCCTACATCTTCATCTTCTCCGCCATATGGAAGATCCGATCCTCATCAGGACGTATGAAAGCTTTTTCTAGTTGTACATCCCACCTTATCACTGTTATATTGTTATATGGACCAATAATAATTCTGTACATTAAACCTGAAACGGAAGACTCGAAAGAACAGGACAAGTTACTATCATTGATGTATCTAGTGGTGGTTCCGATGTTAAATCCTCTGGTCTACAGCCTGAGAAATAAAGATGTTTTGGGGGCTTTTCTAACACTAGTTAaataaatataatgtatatgctATAAGCTGGGCCATAACCTGACTAGGTAAAAAGCGTGGGCTCACCCAAGCCTAGAGATCAGGACTATAAATCACTATAAATGATACAATTTAAATCATTATGCaggtaaaaaaaacaatattctaTTCAATAATTCATATCACAATACAGGAAACACAATCCATGGCACGTACCACACAAGAACATGACCTCACTCCACCCTTTCCTCAAAGGGGGAACCAGATCAATGGGGTCAACATTTGAAGTACATAATTACATATGAAAAAGTGTCCTCACATAAAGCCAGTAAAGATCAATTTTCTATCTCTAAACTACAAAGGTAGTAAGAAAACCATAGTTTCACCAGATCTTCTGTGTGAATTGACAGCATAATATTTCATAGGCACATGGACAGGGTCATGAAAGGAGCTGCTGAAAAGAAGTTGAGGTACCCAAGGAATAATCCTTGCATGAGGCAGGAACACCCAGGAACGGCACACGGAACTGCAGAAGAAAGCCCAGGAACTGCATAGCGGGGAACCGTCTCCTCTCGGCCCAATAGGCATAGATGCTATCAGGCGTACAAGCAATGTTAAATCCCCCCATGCTCTCTACTCAATTCCTACTGTTGACTGGTCACTCATCACTCTTTATGTTTGATTGAAAGCGCcccccaaattttatactgagaaggacctatGAAATTCTCCTACACCTATTCCTGCTTTCCACACACATGTAAAGAATGCCATCCCCAAAGCTCCTGAAACCAAGCAGACaaaaaggacacatcctccattccccaagaagctgattctagtaccatgtataggaagtgactccagacttgtaggagctataatattcatacagcccagggcccacggcagtcttaatctgcccctgtttACTACAAACTAGTGGTAGATGTATTCTTAGGGGAAGATGAATAGCATTCCAGATTAGATTTCTTGAAATCAATTTGTTGATAAATTCTCTGTGCCATCACTGGAACAAACTGAGAATTTTTATGGAGATTAGTTATTAAAATGTCTAaggaaatttttaaatttttaaatttttaaacttttaaagtaatttttgtgctttaaattacaatgtaatatgtaatatttaataaataaaaatgcttcttcgaaatattgtttattttgatattttttaatcTGTGTGCAGTTAAGAGTAGACAACTAAGTAGAGATAAACAGGTTCTATTCATCTCTGTAAATAGATACCCAAATTTTCTCACACAGAGTAAAATAATAACCAGTTCTGTATGGAATTAGTTTGCAAGCATCTTTGACAACTCCTCCTTATCTCTATGTTCTCTGTGAGAGTACAGCAAGAAAAGAAACAATAAAGAAATAAGCTTTTTATTTCATGGCATTCAGGTAATATACTCTATTGTCCTAAAGGTCTACAGCTCTAGGTCCAGtatcaaggggttaaaataggGGAATGCAGTGTGAAGATAAAAACTATCTCATCTATATTTGAGAACCCCTGCCTTTCCTCTGGCTGTTGTGTTTCAGTATGCATGATTCTTTTGTCCTATAAGGAATAAACTACCACCAAAGATAATAAATATTTCAAATCTTAAGTGTTGCACCTTTCTATGTACAACAAGAGCTATACACAGTTAAGGACTGATCCACAGGTCCAAATTCAAAGCAtataataaaacacaatggggctcatttacttgcccggtcctgttgagatcccgtggcgcgttgaaCGACGTGGactcaggttctgccgggattcactaaggtcatgcgtccgatatccagtaggtgtcgctgctgcgccgaggtctgacggagctcacctgcttcttctcggtgcattgatcttgcaacacatttagtttttttaaattccgtgttttttccgaatctgtcgggttgttcgaaggccatgccccccgatttctgttgcgtgaaagccggcgcgattgcagcaaaatccgatggcgtgcaCCAGAATCCCGGCGGAAtccggcgcaaaactgaaaaattcgggaaacttgacgaaagtgcagccgcggagcccttagtgaatgagccccaatagTTCTAAACTTCCACATGACTATCAAGAATAAGCAAACATTCAGACAAATAACACTAGTTTTTATCCTCTTCACATTATTCAACGGTGTTGCTATAAAAGGAAATGTACGTACACATAGCTAGTCTGTTGAATCCAATAAAATAAGATTTATTCTCAAATACTCACAATCATAAAGTTAAAACGTGCATAGTAAAATTCCATTTGGATGCCAGTCTTCCGTGCTCAACCCTAGGTTCAGCCTAAAGCAGCTTCTTGCAGAACCCAGGCTTGTTCCATAAGATAATCCGACACAAGTACAGAGTAAAAGTAGCAAATATCACCTATGTGTTTCAAGTGTGGTCCCCAACGCGGTCCCCACTGTTGGCCTTTTCCATAGATCTATTATTGGGggcaaattatttaaaaaacaaagttgTGCACCTTTCCCGATAATCCTCATAAACATTGACACTGCATTTTTAAGAGTTAAAGATAACTAGTTAATAAAAAACTGACTGACAGTGATCCACTTTTGGGGCAAAACTCAATATCATTCCAAAATTTACATTATTCAGGGATTTCAAGATCTCCCCCTTTCAGATATGGTAAGAAACCTGGCATAGTCAAACCTGATAGGGAAAGTTACATTCTGTaatgtaaaggacatctaccaccagattactagtGGTAAAGTGTATGAATTAGGCTGCTTGTTCCGTCTAGTGTGCTAGTCCACAACCTTTTGTTATTTGGAGACTGGCTGCACCCAAAAAAATCCATGGTGCCTGGAAAAAATTGAATGCCCAGCAAATACCCCATATCCAACCCCAAGTGTCATTTCCTGCAGCCCCGGATATAAaatacccccttttctgtagcccatcTTTATGGTGCTCTCTTTCATGTAATCCCATGTAATCTCTTTTATGTAATCCCATGTAATCCCCTTTTATAGTACTCCCTTTTATGTAGCACCCTCATGATAGTGCTCATTTTACTGTAGCACCCtttttataccatatatacccaagTATGAGTCGACCTGagaataagccgaggcacctcatctaattttaccataaaataaaCTGGAaatcttattgacttgagtaaaagcctagggtgggaatttCACATGCTACTCATTAACGAAATGTGCAGCATCCtcaactcattaataaaatgtccaaagcagagccccctcaaaaatgcccagcccccatagtgatgtccccTTCTCAACCAAGCCCTCTTAGTGATGTGCCCTGCTCAGTCAAGCCTAGCCCCCATAGTTACACCCATACTTAGCCCAGCCCCCTTAGTGATGTGCCCTGCTCAATCAAGCCTAGCCCCCATAATGATGTGCCTTTCCCAGCACCAATTTGATGTTTCCTGCCCAACGAAGCCTATCCCCGCAAGTGATGTGCCTAGCCCAGCCCTTAAAGTGATGTCCCAAGCCCAGCCTCCATAGTCATGTCCCCAGCCAAGCCCCTAAAGTGATGTCCCCAGCCCAGCCCCTATAGTAATGCGCCCAGCCCCGATGGTGATGTACCAAGCCATGTCCCCATGGTGATGTGCCCTTCCCAGCGCCTGAAGTGATGTGTCCTGTTAAGCCACCAAAGTTATGTGCCCTGCCTTGCCCCCAAAGTGATGTGCCCATCCAAATAGTTATGTGCTTAGCCCCTATAGTGATGTGCCATGTCATTCCCTGCCTCCATAGTGAtttgcccagcccccatagtaataaaAAACTGTATACTCACCTCCGatgctcctcttctccccgcgtcTTCAAGATCTTCTTCTTTGGCCCGTGGCTTCTTTGCATACGAACAGAGGCACTTCTATGTCCGCTGCCAGTGTGCACACAAAATGACGTGGCCAATGAAGTCATAGTATGTGCATACTGGCAGCACCGATAGAAGTGCCTCTGCCAGTCCACCGGCAAGCCATGGGCTGAAGAGGAACCTGAAGCCATGGGGAGAAAAGGATCATAGGAGGTGAGTTTAcacttgttttgtttttaagttgTTTTGGCCACGGCCCAGGACTAGTTCCTCCACTGCCGGTCTTGGGCCTTGGGATGATGGTTGAGGCCACTGATCTAGAGAATGGGTGTAatgttttttacaagttttctggcatctttaatGATGAAATATTAACTTTCTAAAACAGCCGGAGGCACTCAGGCAGAAGGCGCCCGAGCGCCTCTCAGCTTTCCCAGCTTTACTTTATGCACGCCCCccactgcaagcctcctcctgctccctgccGGGGGAATTAGCTTTCAGCTGGTGACGTCAGAGCTGGGCCATGGAGAGAGCAGGGCTTGTGCTCTCTTCCAGATTCCAGTCGGGCACCATCAGCCTGAGCACCGccggctgttttacaaagttaatatttctttattaaagATTCCAGAAAACTTATTCAAAAACAGTCCCCCCCATCCTCAAGACGGAACgagcagtctaattaggacactgtaccaccagtaatctggtggtagatgtcctttaagatcatACAAGTTTTGGGGAAAATCTTGAAATCCCCAAATAATGTAAATTTTGGAACATGATATTCAGTTTTTGCCCCTAAAGGGGACCACTGACATGTTTAGCCCAAATACATCTAATACATTTAAATTCAAAATACATCTAATTTTTATGGAAAGATTAAAGAGAATCTGCTAAGGCATTATTTATTGATAATTTCTATTGGAATTCTTAACGGATTGATCAAGAACAATAACGTTTTGGCATGAGTGCcttgcaggactgtaaaatattaaCAGAAAGACAACCCTCACCTGTACAATGGAAGAAATGTCTGTAAAATATGAGTAAACAGGCCAATGAATCTAAGCCCTTGAATTATTAgagcaaaaataacaaaaataacaattATAATTCATCTATTCCTCAATAATTTCATGAGTTGGAAAGTAAACAAGATGTTAAAGGGAAGGTCATTTAGCCCGGTGCAAAGTCCACATAGGGATACTCAGATGGATTAGTATGCTCAACCGCTTGCTTTTGGAGTTATGTGGTATCATGGGGAGGtagacaaaaaaactttttgactAAATTCTACAGTTTAACATTAAATGTATTTGAGCAAATCATAAGTAAGAGCAATACCCAAAATGCAGTTTCTTTATTTACAGAGAAATTGTGACATATGTCTCAGGATATGTCAACATATAGGTCACCACGTTTGAATTGACTTAACCCCTTCAAGATACAGCCATTTTGTAGTTTatccggttaaggaccgggccctttcccgtttttcatttccatttctcactccccaccttcaaaaatctataacttttttatttttacacataaaaagctatgtgatggctcgttttttgcgtaacaaattgcacttcatagtgatagcattgaatattccatgccatgtaatgggaagcgggataaaaattccaaatgcagtgaaaatggtgaaaaaacgcatttgtgtcgtattcttgtgggcttggatattacggctttcaatTCACtccacaaatgatgcatctaatttattctttgggtcagtacgattacagggataccaaatttgtataggttttataatgttttcatacatttacaaaaattaaaacctcatgaacaaaaatttttttaaaaattttgccgtcttcttgtgcttataacttttccatactttgttgtatggagttgagggtggtgtcatcttttgtgacttttgatgatgttttcaatgatattatttttaggactgtacgaccttttgatcactttttatagaattttaaatttttttttaaatggcaaaaaagtgccagttttgactttggacgcgattttccgttacggggttaaacgcagtgaaaaaccgttattatattttgatagatcagacattttcggacacggcgatacctaatgtgtttatgatttttactgtttatttatatttatatcagttctagggaaaggggggtgatttgaattttttataatttttttatttttactttttttttatttttatttttactatttttcagactccctagggtactttaaccctaggttgtctgatcgatcctaccatatactgccatactacagtatggcagtatatggggattttactccttatacattacaatgtgctgatagcacattgtaatgaatgggttaacccgaagtagcttcgggtcttcgtgaggccggcggcgatcagcaagaaaacaaccGCGAtctgtgccggcaccgatcgcgggtgttaccggtaagctttgctgcaatatgcagcagagacttacaggctatggagagggctcggcccgcgagccctctccatgcataggAACGCGACCGGTTAAAGGGGTAATCTCGTCTGGGTAGGaagggcggtcgcgaaccggttaaaggagTAATCTCGTCTGGACATt
Proteins encoded:
- the LOC140128536 gene encoding olfactory receptor 5AR1-like, translated to MNNCPNVSSEKEFFIVAFSMSSVGQLELFFGVLVIYLTAVIGNLIIIFLVCLVPKLHTPMYFFLCNLAIFDVASTSTSIPKLLTITLTQDHWISFSCCMTQMFFFILFANGEICMLTAMAYDRYVAVCKPLQYHTIMRKNVYLVMAASAWIISIQNSVLHTTLTSNLQFCNSHKINNFFCDLNTVIALSSTDITGRQILMFCEVILISLGQFLLIIISYIFIFSAIWKIRSSSGRMKAFSSCTSHLITVILLYGPIIILYIKPETEDSKEQDKLLSLMYLVVVPMLNPLVYSLRNKDVLGAFLTLVK